The genomic stretch CCACGCCTTGAATGGCTCGTCCAGCTCGGCGATCACTTGCTGAGCGATGGCGACGAACTCGGGCATCGAGAGATGAGCCGATTTCATGTTCTGCAAGAATTGCCAGGAAGGGCTCGTCGGTCACGCGTTGCCGAACCTATGACTTGTCTTGGACCGCATCGGTTGATGGCGCCACGGCCAACGCATGTCGCCGTGCGCGCCAGGCTTCTACGATGGCGGGCAATATCGAAATAACGATGATCGCCAGCAACACGACTTCGAAGTTCTTTTTTACCCAGGGAATATTGCCGAAGAAATAGCCGCTGAACAGACACAGTGAAATCCACAATACGGCGCCTACGACGTTGTAGCTGGCGAACCGCCAGTAGGACATGCTCCCCACGCCAGCCAGAAACGGGGCGAAGGTGCGCACGATCGGGACGAAGCGGGCCAGTATGATCGTCTTGCCCCCGTATCGCTCGTAGAACTGATGCGTGCGGTCGAGATATTTCTTTTTCAGGAAGCGTCCGTCGTGGTTGAGCACTTTCGGACCCAGGAAATTGCCAATCGCATAGTTCACGGCATCGCCGGCGATGGCGGCCACGCCCAGTAGCAAAAAAAGCAACGCCAAGTTAAGCGAATCGGGAATCGCCGCAAAAGCCCCCGCGGCGAACAATAGCGAGTCACCCGGCAGAATCGGTGTGATGACCAGCCCCGTCTCGCAAAAAATAATCACGAAAAGGATCAGATACGTCCCGGGACCATACTCCTTGATGAATTCTTGCAAATGCACATGGAAGTGTAGCACCAGATCGATAAGGTCTTTCAACCATTCCATGTGTAGTCGTGCGCCGTGGGTGGAGGTTGCCGTTGGCAAGAGAAAACGAGAATTGTTTCCACCGTGACCATGCCGATCGGGCCATGGGCCGCCCGTGGATGCCCGTAGGTCTCAAAGTCTACTGCGCGATTCCCATTCTCGGTAGTGCGGCCGCTTGCTACGACCGCTACAATGTCGCCCGTCGCCACCCCAGCACATGAAATGCGCTTGCCACTTCTGCCCCTGGATTTTCGGATTCATTGATGACAGCAGAGGAATCTCGGTCTGGCGTCGGCTCGGCAGGCGCGACGGCCCGCAAACGGTTGCCGCTTCACACCCGGGTATTGATTGGGCTGATAATCGGCGCCGTGGCCGGCGCGGTGGCCAACTACTTCCTCGAACGCGCACGGTTGGACAGTCTCCTCACGGTGACCGACACCATCGGCCGCATTTTTCTACGGCTGGTTTTCATGGTGGTTTTGCCGCTGGTGATATCGGCCCTGGCGCTGGGTGTGCTCGAGCTGGGGGACCTGCGGCGGCTTGGCCGGGTCGGCGCGCGAACGTTGTTCTTCACGCTCATCTTATCGGCCTCATCGGTAGCCATCGGGCTGGGGCTGGTGAACCTAATTCGTCCCGGCGCGCGGCTTTCCGAAGAGCAGCGTACGGCGCTCATGCAGCAGTACGCTCCGAACGTGGCGACGGCCAAGGCCAAAGCCGAGCAGGCCAAATCGCTGAGCGATACGCTCCTGGACATCATTCCCGAAAACCCCTTGCAGGAGATGGCCGGCGCCGTCGACGGCAGTTCCAAGGGGAACGGCATGTTAGCCGTGATGTTCTTTGCGCTGATGCTGGGCGTGGCGCTGGCCATGTCACCGGAGCGCACCGGAGCGCTAGTGCGCGTGCTGGAGGGAACGTTCGACGTCAGCATGGTAATTATCGGCCTGGCGATGCGGCTGGCACCCTACTGTGTGGCGTGCCTGGTCTTTGGTATCACCGCGCGGCAAGGGCCCGATGTGCTGGTGACGTTGTTCTGGTTCGTGGCTACGGTGCTGTTGGGATTGTCGATCCAGATGTTTGTGGTTTACTCGCTGGCCGTTGCCGGGATTGCGCGACGGAGCCCGCTTCAGTTTTTTCGCGACGTGTCCGACGCGGCGCTGACGGCTTTCGGCACATCCAGCTCTAACGCCACCTTGCCCGTATCCTTGCGCGTGGCGCGCGAGAATCTGAAACTACCCCCCGAAATCTCGCGCTTTGTACTGACCGTGGGGGCGACGGGCAATCAGAACGGTACGGCGCTATACGAAGGCGTGGTGGTGCTGTTCCTCGCCCAGGTATTTGGCGTCGAGCTGACGTTTGTTCAGCAGATCCAGGTGGTGCTGATGTCGATCCTGGCTGGCGTGGGAACCGCGGGTGTCCCTGGCGGATCGATTCCGCTAATCATGATCGTGCTGACGAACGTGGGCGTACCCGCCGAGGGTATTGCGGTGATCCTGGGGGTCGATCGACTGTGCGACATGTGCCGCACCGTATTGAACGTCACTGGCGACTTGGTGCTGGCCACGTGTGTGGCTGGAGATGAAGTGGCCGATGATCCGGCCCTTTTCCAGGGCGAAGGCCTGGCCCCACCGGCCGGTTAGCGCCATAAGCGCAGCCAAAGCCTGTTTTCGTTACCAGGCTGACCGCAATTCGAAAACCGTGAGCGATCGCAGCCGTACCGGTCCGCCGCGCGTGAAGAATTCCAGCGATTTATTGTCCGCCGCCGGCGTCATGCCGGCGGAAACCGCCACGGCCCCTTGGTTTCCGAAAATCTCTAGCGACCCGCGATCGACCAGCATCCGCACGCGGATCACACCGTCGACTGCTGCTAGCGGAACCTTGTACTTGCCGCAGCTAATCTCGTGACGGCGAACATCGTAGGTCACGGGCACGCCGCGCACGACAAAGCCACATTCCTGCGCCTCGGCCAGGTCGATTTCCGCTTCGATGTCGAACAGCTCACCCGCAATATCCTCTAGTGGATTCTCGCCGGGCCTTACCCGCGCGTCTCCCCAGGTGTGTAACGTCGTGCGGAGCGACTCGACTTCTTCGACGGGCCAGGCATGCATTCGCGGCCCATCCTTCGTTGTGTGCAACGACAAGTCGACCGGCACCGTCATTTGCTGATTGAACGGCATGCCCGGGAACTCGATCCCTTGTGCCCAACCGATTTGTACGCGTCGACCGTCCGGCGCATCGTTATAGGTTTGCGAGGCGTAGAAGTTCCCATGCCATAGCTGATGTTTACCCGGCTCTCCGGTGCTCGCATCCGGAGTAAACTTCCGGCCGTCGAACTGGCCGAGCGTATATTTACCGTCGGCCGCGTACAGCACCCAGCGCGTGTTCGTGTCGTTGTTGTCGATCGGCAACTCGAAAAGATCAGGGCACTCGAAATAGCCTTCGATGCGGCTGGCCAATTGCCAGATTTTCAGATCGGGCGAAGTATAAAACGCGATCCAGCGTTTGTTATCCGTTTCGTCGTAGACCGCCATCACCCAGCGTTTGGTCGGCGCGTGCCAGAGCAGCTTGGGGTCGCGCCCCTGATGACGCACGACGGGGTTGCCCGAGTACTCGGTCCAGGTGGTCCCCTGATCGTTACTGTAGGCGATGCATTCGCCACGTCCGGTGCTGGTATAGGCCAGCACCAGCGGCGTGTCGTCTCCACGCTGAAAACCGGCCGTATTGTCCCGGTCGACAACGGCGCTACCGGAAAAGCACCAATCTCCGTAGCGGTGCGGAACGAGCGCGATCGGCAGCTCGTGCCACTCGATCAAATCTTCGCTCACCGCATGCCCCCAGTGCATGTTGCCCCAATTCCAGCCGTAGGGATTGTGTTGATAGAACAAGTGCCACCGCTGGCCGTCGTAAACCAGCCCGTTAGGATCGTTGAGCCAGCCACGTTGCGACGTGAAGTGAAACTGCGGCCGCAACCGCTCGTGATAAACAGGAACGGCCACGCGCGGCTGATCGTCGAGCGTAACGGCAGCCAGGGCCTGCGAGCCCGCGGGAAGCGCTTCGACTTCGAGCCGTAACTTGCGGCCGCGGAACTCGGCGACGTCGACCGGCACCCAAAACGAGGGGCGGCCACTTGCCACCCGCGCCTTGTCGTCGAGGCGTTGACTGCTCGCCTCTCGGTCGCTGCCTGTAGAGTCGGCCAACTCAATGTCGAACTCGCGCACGCTATTTTCATC from Pirellulales bacterium encodes the following:
- a CDS encoding DedA family protein, which produces MEWLKDLIDLVLHFHVHLQEFIKEYGPGTYLILFVIIFCETGLVITPILPGDSLLFAAGAFAAIPDSLNLALLFLLLGVAAIAGDAVNYAIGNFLGPKVLNHDGRFLKKKYLDRTHQFYERYGGKTIILARFVPIVRTFAPFLAGVGSMSYWRFASYNVVGAVLWISLCLFSGYFFGNIPWVKKNFEVVLLAIIVISILPAIVEAWRARRHALAVAPSTDAVQDKS
- a CDS encoding dicarboxylate/amino acid:cation symporter, whose translation is MTAEESRSGVGSAGATARKRLPLHTRVLIGLIIGAVAGAVANYFLERARLDSLLTVTDTIGRIFLRLVFMVVLPLVISALALGVLELGDLRRLGRVGARTLFFTLILSASSVAIGLGLVNLIRPGARLSEEQRTALMQQYAPNVATAKAKAEQAKSLSDTLLDIIPENPLQEMAGAVDGSSKGNGMLAVMFFALMLGVALAMSPERTGALVRVLEGTFDVSMVIIGLAMRLAPYCVACLVFGITARQGPDVLVTLFWFVATVLLGLSIQMFVVYSLAVAGIARRSPLQFFRDVSDAALTAFGTSSSNATLPVSLRVARENLKLPPEISRFVLTVGATGNQNGTALYEGVVVLFLAQVFGVELTFVQQIQVVLMSILAGVGTAGVPGGSIPLIMIVLTNVGVPAEGIAVILGVDRLCDMCRTVLNVTGDLVLATCVAGDEVADDPALFQGEGLAPPAG
- a CDS encoding glycoside hydrolase family 32 protein, giving the protein MTAADRPDLVIADFEGSDYGNWQVAGEAFGQRPARGTLANQMAVSGFEGHGLVNSYVGGDRTTGTLASPPIKIDRRYINFLIGGGHHPLETCVNLLVGGKVVRTATGPAAGGGNERLDWQTWDVQDLAGREAVLQIVDRSSGGWGHVNVDQIVQSDRRLAAESAQREITVTARYLNLPVTTGNPQRHMRLVVDENSVREFDIELADSTGSDREASSQRLDDKARVASGRPSFWVPVDVAEFRGRKLRLEVEALPAGSQALAAVTLDDQPRVAVPVYHERLRPQFHFTSQRGWLNDPNGLVYDGQRWHLFYQHNPYGWNWGNMHWGHAVSEDLIEWHELPIALVPHRYGDWCFSGSAVVDRDNTAGFQRGDDTPLVLAYTSTGRGECIAYSNDQGTTWTEYSGNPVVRHQGRDPKLLWHAPTKRWVMAVYDETDNKRWIAFYTSPDLKIWQLASRIEGYFECPDLFELPIDNNDTNTRWVLYAADGKYTLGQFDGRKFTPDASTGEPGKHQLWHGNFYASQTYNDAPDGRRVQIGWAQGIEFPGMPFNQQMTVPVDLSLHTTKDGPRMHAWPVEEVESLRTTLHTWGDARVRPGENPLEDIAGELFDIEAEIDLAEAQECGFVVRGVPVTYDVRRHEISCGKYKVPLAAVDGVIRVRMLVDRGSLEIFGNQGAVAVSAGMTPAADNKSLEFFTRGGPVRLRSLTVFELRSAW